The sequence below is a genomic window from Marmota flaviventris isolate mMarFla1 chromosome 9, mMarFla1.hap1, whole genome shotgun sequence.
CTGGGTTTCAATGAGGCATGTTAACAGATATATAAAACACAATTAGGTGAATTTCATGCCTCAGTATTGGCTCTGTCATCCCCTCCATCTTCTCTGAATCCTCTCCCTCTATGTTACTGGTTAACCATATACTTTCATGTTGTTCTACCTGATTTTTCCCTCTAGTCTCCACATATAAAGGAACATATAATAATTTTCACATGAGTCTGGattattttgctcaaaattgtGGTCTCCAGTTCAACCCAATTTTTTGAGAATTAcacaattttgttcttctttatagctcagtaaaactccattgtatttATATGCCATATTTTTGTTACCTATTCTTTGATGTACACCctggctggttccatagtttggctattgaaAATTATTAATTGATATACATGGATATGCATGTTTCTCTAAAGTATGTTAAATTTAACTCTTAAAACATtatccctggggctggggatgtggctcaagtggtagcgcgctcgcctggcatgcctgcggcccgggttcgatcctcagcaccacatacaaaacaaagatgttgtatccgccgataactaaaaaataaatattaaaattctctctctctctctctctctctctctctctctctctctctttattaaaaaaaaacaacaacaaaaaaaaacattatccCTGCCTATGACATTTGGTAATAGTGGGGGTTCTGTAGCTTAAGAGAAAGGTATGAccgccatttttaaattttcacttcatGTAAAATTCTCTGTGTAAACTTCTTCATTACATAACTGAATTTAAAATGTCATCATACAAGATTTGTTTGGTATAATATCAAAAAAATGCtcagtaataaaaatttttttctgaaaaaacaCTTTCAATCTACTCAATTTCTAAGGTAAGATCAAATAGATTTCTGTTCCCCTGAATAAATTAcagattaaataattattaaaattgtaaattaGCATCAGAGTTGACTATAACAAAGTCACGAATTTGCCCTTCCATTAAACAGGAATAtcacatgtatgtacacacatatactaCTCCATCTCAGACCCATTAGTGCAATTGTCATTTTACTGCTAATTCTTCAGTTCCTGATTTGTGACATTTATCAACAAATGATTTGTCTTCATTACTTGGAAAACAATAGTGCTCCTGGTAGGCAAGTAAATGTTTTCAGCTGCATACAGTTGGATGGACATTAAATATTACAAATCaattatgtttttcttctaaaattactTTTTGACACCAAACTTTTCTCATAGcctttttcatctctgtgttCCGCAAGGTGTAGATGAGGGGATTAAACATGGGAGCAATAATGGTGTAAAACAGAGCAAAGATTTTGTCCTCAGGGAAAGTGTTAGGGGGTCTAAGGTAGGCAAATATGGAAGGTCCAAAGAATAAGATGACCACAGTGATATGAGACCCACAAGTAGAGAGGGCTTTGCGTCTCCCCTCTGCTGAGTGATTTCTCAGTGTGAATAGAATGACCACATAAGACCCAAACAAGAGAATGAATGTTACCAAGGCAACCAGTCCTGAATTGGCAACCATAAAGACACCAGTGAGGTAGGTATCAGTACAGGCAATTTTCAACAAAGGAAAAATGTCACAATAGTAGTGGTCAATTGTGTTGGGACCACAAAAGGGCAACTGGATAATCATACAGAACTGGGAAAAGGAGTGGACAGCTCCACCAGCCCAAGCAGCCAAGATCAGGAAATTGCACCTGGTTCTGCTCATGATTATCATGTAGTGCAGAGGTTTGCAGATGGCGACATAGCGATCAAAGGCCATGGCTGTCAGGATTAGTACTTCAATCAATCCAAAGAAGTGCATCACAACAACCTGCCACATGCAGTAGCCATAGGAGATGGTGTTTCTTCCCACTAGCTGGTCACCAATCAGTTTGGGTGTCACAAAGGAGGTATAGCAGATGTCCATAGAAGATAAGTGACTGAGGAAATAGTACATGGGTTGGTGAGAAAGAGAACTGCATCCAATAGAGATGAGGATCAGAAGGTTTCCCACCAAGATGGAAAGATAACAAAATAAGAAGAACACGagacaaaatatttgaatgttttgGTCAGAAGAAAGGCCCATGAGAATGAATTCTGATACGTTCCTCTGACTTTCCATATTTTGCATGCTCTGTGCAAAAATCTGAGTACCTGTGGAAAAGTAATTTGGACAAAATCATTTGCAATTGGATCCCAATCCTGTAAACCCTATTGAGTACTGGAAGCCAGTCTAACACATCACAATGTGAATTGATAAATCAATTTATCAATTATATTTGTACTTCTGATTTATAACATATTTCtctcaaagttatttttaaaattttttccaactTCTGTCATTTTGGTAatactaataatatattttgttaattttttaaatgtaagatttaaaattttcatttacctaAAAGATGTTCTACTGATATTATTTATGACATTTAGAAGCAGGAAAATAATTTAGCATAATGCAAAAACTGTTTTATAATTCTAAGTATGTTCTTCATTCATGACTGTGTTTTCACTGCAGGTGATGCTCTCTTTCCCCAGCATGAAATAGAATAGCTCTCCATATTGTCTGCAGAATTGTGTTCAaggaatatatttgtatttactttAAAACCTAAATTGTGATCTATGTGATTGGTGGGATATTCCTTGAAACTCTAGAGATTGTGGGCACTGCAGATTAAACATAAGATAGCAGATTTGCTGActatacaacaacaacaaatagataaatatgtaaaacagaaaaaaaggaaatgtatgtTTTTCTGTTAAAGACtgacatttataaaaatcataagaaaatctatcttatttaaatttaagtGTAAAACAGGATATCTTAAGGCAAATTCAAGAATCATTAATATCAatgttataaataaacaaacaaaagctaaTTTAAATTCACAATTTGATATCTGTATAAGGTATTATTCTGCTAGAATGAATTATGAACACGTAGAATCAATAATAAATGTTACATAATGTAAAGGCAAGTTGTGTTCAGGGAGTTCTCAGCTATTATGTGTTGCCTGGATTACTCATGGattcacatattttattctttgtagtaTCAAGTTTTGAATCACAAAGGCAACAGAAGATTGAAGTAGAGATGGCATATACTTATGCCATCTCTTGTCACTGGGGAGGAATTAGATGGCTTCCAGGTGTACTTTCTACATTACTCCTAAATTAAATGTGGCATCTCTATCTAATCCTAcgaataccattttttttaatatcacagAAAATGTTAATGCAACATATGGAATAATAAGATCAGCACTTTCAAAATCATGTAGCCGTATTACTTGTGGTTCTTAAGACTATTGCAACTGGTAAGAATTATAGTTCTAAACCACATTGCATAACATATTAAGTTAAGCTTTCAGTTCTAGCTGAATACATTGATTACATTAACAGGGGAGAGACACACCATGGTcatattctttcaattttgtaATAATTCATACATTTCCTCTTCTATATGAAGACAAGTCTTATCCTTGAAATTGTGTACACATGTTAGTAcctcaataacatttttttacttaaatattttgtcacaaaaattgaaaatgatgTTACAACTGAAAATAACATTACATTCCTTTTATAAGTATACATAAAACAGAagtgattttgaaaataaattttacataagtTTAACTCTTAGAATAAATTTAGCAGTAAAATACCCATCATATTTAACTATATTACTTTCTGTATAGAGGAACTAATTAATAAAAGCAGTGAATTCCCCAgttcaaatatttaatacattttgaaataagaaaaaatacatctCCCAATTATTGTTTAGTTTCTTTCCATAAGGGGTTGTATCTGATATACATTAGTGTGGGAAACTACCAAACACTCATATCACAAGATCACTGACAGATACACCACTGGAGTTATCATGATAAACTTGTGGTACAAATTGCTTTGCTTTGAAATTGTTATGCAGCAGCAGCCTTTCAATTTGACAAGTATAAACAGCAATGTTCAAACCTGCATACTTATGGAAATGAGCTACCATCACTCTTGGAAGAGCAGGGAGAAGAGCAACAAGAACAACTTCTCGTGAAAGGAAAAATAGGGAAAGATATGACATTGTGACATcaaaaagaaactaatttttcAGGTGTTAAACATGCAAATGAAGAGGAATACCTCATTATTTAAAGTGTGCAtgttataaatcaataaaataaatattagaatttagagagtacaataaaataaaagacaaaccattttttttattaaagttacTTTGCATTGGTAAACTTGTGAGCTAATAAGCAAGACATTGGTCACCTAGATACCTCTAATATCTATGTGTTTGCCATCATTTAGAATAACATGAACTGAAATATGGCTCCTATGTCTTGTTGTCTTCAGTCTtagatatttatgttttataaaaaatgtggcatcaaGGCAAAGCAGGCTTTCCAGATAAGGAGACGATAGTCAATAACCCACTGTGGATTTATACaatatgtgaatatttttcccaccaattctttatatatttcactCTCTGTGACCATTTACAATGACATTTAGAAAGCATAtataggattatttttaatttttccatactTCACAAATATTGTACTCAATTTCACAAGGTACTTTGACATTTATTaagctatgaaaataaatatatcatttggGGAAATAACAAGGCAAACAGGAGATTCTAATGCCTAATCTCCTGATAGAGTAAAAGTTATTCAACCAAGAATTACTTACAAAATTGTGATCTTATGTTTAATATGCACTGCCTATCATCCCTAGGTCCTCATTTGGGTTTCAATGTATATTCCACCAATATTCTTTCTTGAATAAAgtgattaaaaatgtttaaattgtcTTGCAATTTAACAAGACACACATGTCTCTAGCCAATAATTTTGGAATAAACAAGATAAAGCAGTAAAACATAGATTTTAGAAAGGCAATCCAAACAAGACTGGAGGTAGACACTGTTTGGATGACAAAAATATTCCTTTAATGTTGAATTAAATAATCTGGATTTCATAAAGTCTGATTTTAAATAGGTAACTTTCTATCCTatcaaaattaagttaaaatgtcaATTTCAATCATTTTAAGTGCTGTTGAATAGTCTTGCTTACCCCTTACAAGTTACTGTCAGAATTGTAAGAATGCTTCTCCTCTAGCTTCCCAAGTGcttacaaatattaaatatatacttcCTTATAGGTGACATCAGAATTTGCCTTTATAAACTTACTTTACCCAATTCCAATAAATCTAGACATTTTTTGAAGAGTCGTCCTTTGAAAGGTGAGAATTATTCCAAAGATCAAATGCTGGAAGACCACTCACAacattaaaatttcattcttttaaaggtAGTATACAAAACGCAGTCCCTGCCCCACAATACACACTATAGCCAAACAATGCAAAAACTGCATTTTACTCTGGAATAAATTTGGATAGGCCACATATGAATGAATACCCTTAAAATTACAAGAGCAAATGGTAAATAAATCTAGTGACCCAAAAACACTGATTCTAACAGGGGTTACCTGAACATCAGTGTGGATGATCTTCAAGTTAGTTTGATGTTACTCCTAAAAATATCCTGGACATACATTGACCTTCTTGAGTAATGCAGTTTGCTTTCTTTCCCCTAACATTTACAGCTGAAATGAAAGGTAGAACTATAAATCAGTGAATCAAATAAATTTGCCATTTCTTGGAATATATCTTCAGAATTGCTTTCCTCTCATGTGTAAGAGGGAAAGCCCATTATTTTGCAAGGGAAAGTAAGTTTAAATCCCTTTAAAAATTGCCCTGGATTCACAGTGAAGTATCAATTTCACAAGAAAATGATCTAGGATTTAAATTGCCACACAGATCTCTAGCACCTGCTAATGCtccaagataaataaaatcattatgcCTACATATAAGCTCTATGAGTCATCTCCTTTACACCCACATCTGAAAAAATTGCATTGCATGAGCCAACTACAAAAGGAGAATagatcatagttttttttttaattataaaagcaatGAGAAATTGTTTTCCCAGAAGGACTTTGCAAAagatcttcatttaaaaaaaaatacagcttctCACATGTCTGACGTCATATTCTCAAATTCTCCTGAGAAATTTAAGGTGGCGAATTTATTTTCCATCACAGCAATAGCCACTTTCTGTGCACTGTGTCTCTGGAAGTTAGGACTGCTACTCAGACCCAGAGCAGCTCTGGAATTCAATAAGTTCTCATTAACCTTTCCTAAGAACATGAGGAAACTTGGGCAACCATATAGGACCATTGGGTTTCCattggagagaaaagagagaataaaactaGATAGACAGACAGGTATACAGACagaagatagatagatgaatACAAAGAtaacagagacagagacacagaaaagagacagagagaaacagagataTCCAAAATCTCAAAAGAGACACTAAGGAAAAAATCTCAAATGcattagagtaattaataagtcAGTGATTGGCTGCCCCACAAGGTTCTCCTGGACCAGTGGCCATGCACAGTAATCAACTCTTATTACTGAAAGGGATGGTTTGGGGTGTGagacacaaagggaaaaaataataaacaaaataaatgttctctTATATTAGTGGATAGACACCGactccaaataaatattttgttgaaattgtattggaaagttttaaaaagtcaaaaacccaaaatacattatatatgtacatgtgaggtatacacacatatgtatttgtatgcatattcatatgtatatttataaacacacatatatacatacatgtgaacACTTACATTCTGATTTACTATCAATTTTCCTAAGGTACCTGCAGAGTTACAAGACACATAGACTTTAAAACATCTTCACTGAAATTCAGTCATCCACCCTCTGTGAAACAAAGTATCTACACACTAAATGTGGTTGCTATGTTTTAGGTAGGTTTTAATTTTGTACCCCAAAGCTTCACATATTGGAGGTTTGTTCCTCAGGCTGGTGCTATTAGGAGGTGATAGAACCTTTTCTTAAAAATCTGTTTATTAGTGtgttatttttatacttaatagTATATTTCATTTTGACTCAATCATATATGATGGAATATAATACAATCCATTTCGGTTCCCAGagtctcctctttcctcttctcctccctcatcACAGCAATAGTCCTCAAAGGGCCCAGTGTCCAGGGTCTtctgcttcttcttttctttcttttttctttgtattttgatttttaaccTGGGATTGATGCCAGAggattgtaccactgagctgcattccccgTCCTTTCTATCTTTCATTTTGAGTTAGGTTTCTCAGTATGTTGCTTAAGTTGTTGGTTATCCTCCTGCATCAGCATCCTGagcttctgagattacaggtgaatGTCAATAGACCCAGCCAGGGTCCAGATTCTTGAGGACCAGAACGAAGAACAAAGCGAGAATTGAGAGATTGGAGAGTGAAAAAAtaggtttattaaaaataaaagaacactttGGGAGTACAGAGTGTGCTCAGCTGCAAAGTAGTTCCAAGTCTGATCAACACAGTTATTTTATTGAGCCATGCTAGTTCTTCCCCTTCTTTTAGGGAAGTTCATAATCTAGGGTTGATTGACAGTTTGGTAGACAACTGAACTTGAATAATTTCTTCTCCACTGCCCAGGCATGTTTCTTTTGCctctgaaaaatacagaaaaggggaGCAATGTACCATGCTACTAGTATGTTGCCTAGCCACAACTTAACTTCTGGGCAGTCCCTAAGGCTATGAAGCCTAATATCAGGTGCTTTCCCTTGAATTCCCCTTGTGGTCATGCAGCTTCCTCCCTTGAACCACAAGATGGCCCAGTTTCCCCCATAGGAAGATGTTAGGGGAGCTGAGGACCCATACCCTTCCCCCTGCTCTATCTCCTAACacctcctctgctccccttcctttcctctgtAGTCTTcctgtcattatttatttttttccattggagaTACATAAAGTTGAAATTCACAGTGGAATATTCATACATGTTCATGGCATAATATG
It includes:
- the LOC114093801 gene encoding olfactory receptor 4P4-like encodes the protein MESQRNVSEFILMGLSSDQNIQIFCLVFFLFCYLSILVGNLLILISIGCSSLSHQPMYYFLSHLSSMDICYTSFVTPKLIGDQLVGRNTISYGYCMWQVVVMHFFGLIEVLILTAMAFDRYVAICKPLHYMIIMSRTRCNFLILAAWAGGAVHSFSQFCMIIQLPFCGPNTIDHYYCDIFPLLKIACTDTYLTGVFMVANSGLVALVTFILLFGSYVVILFTLRNHSAEGRRKALSTCGSHITVVILFFGPSIFAYLRPPNTFPEDKIFALFYTIIAPMFNPLIYTLRNTEMKKAMRKVWCQKVILEEKHN